A stretch of DNA from Juglans microcarpa x Juglans regia isolate MS1-56 chromosome 5D, Jm3101_v1.0, whole genome shotgun sequence:
agctaaacACAATTCCCTTAATATGTTAGAAAAGATTATTGCCAAAGCCACCGTGACTTAGAAATCTAGCAACCCATGTGTTACACAACAAGGACAGTTACTAATACCAGAATAAGTCAAAATGAACAAGGTGCAAGAAGactaaaataatctattgcACAAGGACCTCAAAAGATTAATAAAGCAACCACAGTGTCCGCCATATTAtgggattaaaaaattaaacaggCACAAcatacagaaaaaataaataaaaagatggaGAAACCTACCTGTTCTTGAAGATCTGGTAGAGAATCTACATCTGAATCACCACTTAGGCTATTAAGCAACTCATCCAAATTAGAGGAACGTGACCCCAAATGAGATTTATCTGCATCTTCCAGATTATCACTGCCTTCACtggatttcttttcttctacaaGTGATCCAGGATCATGCTTAAAACTATACAGCTTAGATGCAAGCCCTTTGGAGTCCTTTGAAATTCGACCCCCTTTTGATCTTTCCTCCACGATTGCTAGTACAGCTGGTCGATGTTTTTGTCTCAGTTCTTGCAATCTAACCTCAGTCACAGCCACATAACCCATGCAAGCAGTCAACACAAGCTGACTGCTATCAAATGTTGAACCAGCAAGGGATTGCAACAAAGTAATTGCATCTCCGGCATCTTTAGTCGTGACTAATGCAGGACCTACATAAAATCATGtgcaagaaaattaaattgcttttaaACCACCAAATCAGCAATAAATACAATTCATCGCACGCGACttcacacaaatcacaaacaGCCATCCTGGTACCATATAACTCCATTAAAGCAAGTGCTGTTTGAAACAGCATAACACGATTTCCTTCGAAAAGAAGCACATCCCAAACCCGAAAAACTGTAAACAAAGTTACTCATCAGAAGATAAGTGTGTCTTATAACCAAACAGTTCAAAATTCAATCTTGTAAATGCACTCCACATAAACCATACCACTTTCCCAGGGAAGCATATTGACAAAAATGGATAAGAACCAGGGTCCAGATATCCATGCTACCTGCACTCCCAAGTAATCCAGATGATTAACTGCACCAGAGGCATAAGTGGAATAAAAGAACCACCCACACTGCTTCAAGAGATAATAATCACAAAAGAGGATCATCGAAACAGAAAATGTAGAATTGACAAACCCAATTTAGGAAATCTTTCACGCATCAGGTCCTCAAAAACAAGTTGGTCCACCTGATAAAGCACAAGATATTATCTGAATGTAACTTGAAAGAGTTATTGGTAAAAACAGGATCCATCAATGTCCAAATGAGCGTAGAAAATGCTAAATCAGAATTCaatcaaagataaataaaaaaaactctggATGTTGAACTTTACACCTGAGATTCAATCATTTCCTCTGTATAGTAGCCACCAAAATAATCGTCAAGAATGCCTACCAACGTCCTGAAAGATTCCATgcaaataaaatcaattcataGGCTACCCCAGCTATAAGTTTGCCTGTTTGTTaatagaaatatattaaaatttccTTAATTCAATTATAAGAAAAGGCAAAAGCAAGCAGCAACAGAAAGATTATGCATTTTGACATGAACTCTTAAGAAATCCCATTACATAATTCCcccccacaccccccccccccaaaaaaaaaaaaaagcacggGTTCTGGAGAAATCATTCaagtttcattaaaaaaaaaaaaatcaaacgtaCCAAAAGGCATTTTCTTCAGGCatcaaaagtaaaagtaaacCAGCAAAGAAATTCATCGCCTGCATGTAAGACAAGTGTTAATAACTTCAAGGGACTTCCAAAGTGTTTCGATGTTACATGAATACTTAAGTGGTTTTTcccttcatttcttttccttcagagtaaattcaaaattattactTGCATTTTCAAGGGATTAAAATCGCTACCTAGATTTCCAACTCCAACAGAAATACTCCCTCAAGTTTCACAGAATTACAAATCAGTCCTTTCATTAGGCTTCTgtcaaaaaccctaataaaatCTGTGCAAACATCACAACCATGCCAAGTTTGCTCACCCAGTCACTTAGGTACATGGCATACCTCACATATATATTgacattaaaaaatgaaaacgaaTAAAACAAATGCAACAGTAAGACTGAAGCTAAAAAGAGAGCCAATGAGCCTTTGACAGAAAATTCTACCATGTCCTTGAGTTTTTTAATATGGATATTAAACCTATTAAAGtcaaaaaaatatctttcattAACACAAAGCTTCACATCAATTCAAGATAGCAAAAGGTTGGCCTAAACAAGGAAATTACTAGTTCTATATTGTTGCAGAATTTATGCCATGCCCGtgattctaatttttattttcaaggggAAATCTGAAACATCCAGTTGAGCAACCAAAGAAGGTAAGGGAAGCATATCCaatcaaaaaatataaagatcaaGAGAAGACTTTACAAACATGATTCACCACTCTGAAACACAATAAATCAAGAAGATCAAACGAGTTGATGTCCTAAGGGCCaactgtcattttttttataagtcaaagATTGTATTCATTCAAATAGAAGAgtaggcatagcctaagtacatACGAAGTATTCAAGAGAATACACCCAGTTAAGAGgaagaaatagatacaaggaaataaTGGATATCAAGACTATTGAAGTCAATAACTTTTTCCCATAGAaataatgcattaaaaaaaGTGATCTCCACACCAAATACCATGCCAAAATTTGATCTTGTAACCACTCCCCACTATAAGTCTAATGCGGCGAGAAAAGACTCCCCATCGCCTTCTAATGTTCTTCCATAGTCCCACCACATAAGCTCCTTGTACCTCAAAGCTCCAcacacccccctcccccccccccccccccaaaaaaaaaaaaaaaaaaaatctcccccatatttaaaatttatcccCATTTTCTGCAAAGCCTCCCTTTAATTGTTATAGCATCACAACCATTTCCGAAGGAGAGCACAATTATACACGCTCAAGTTACGGATCCCAGACCCTCCATCAGAATTAGGGGTACATACCTTGCCCCATTTGACTAAGTGAGATTTAACCTCATCACCTAATCCACTACAAAGGAAGTCACATTGGACCTTCTCAATGTGATTTGCCACACCAGTAGGTAAGGGAACAAGGATAAAAAGCAAGTAAGCAGATTGGACAAAGTGCTCTTTATTAAGATGGTCCTACCCCCTTTTGACAGGTAAAACCTTTTCCAACTTGCCAACCTATGCTCAATCTTCTCAGACAATTCATCCCATATAGACTTGGCCTCAAAGGTAACTCTCAGGGGGAAGGCCAAGGTACTTCGTCAGCAAGGAAGATATCTTGCATCCCAAAATATTAGCTAAACTCCAGAGATTAAGGACATTCCAGCTGGGACCAACTCAGGCTTGGATAAATTCACCTTTAATCCaaaaacagcttcaaaacaaaggatAAGTGCCCTTAGTGAGCGAATTTGGATTTGCTccctttggaaaaaaaaaaatcaaagtatcCTCGACAAACAATAAATGGGAAACTTCGAGAGAGCACCAATTGAGATCTTCTATCGAGAATCCTGAAATAAAACCACCATCATCCATTGCAGAGATTATTCTGCTAGAGACTTCCATTACAATGACAAATAATAAAGGAGACAAATGATCACCCTGCCTTGATCCGCACAAGCTATTGAAGAAGCCAACTAGAGAGTTATTCACCAATACGGAGAACAGAATTGGGGAACCGCAATACATGATTAAAGAACACCATTGTTCCCTGAGTCCACACCTTCCATGAAAGTAATGCAGGATCTCCCAATTGACGCGAACAGCCTTTTCCATATTCAGGTCCACCATATTTTATTATgccatccaaacactcattgGCAATGAACATTGAATTCAAGATTTTTCTTCCTCTAACAAATGTATTTTGGGGCTTTGCTACAATTCATGAAAGTAATGCAGGATCGCCCAATTGACGTGAACAGCCTTTTCCATGTTCAGCTCGCACTATATACCTGGTCCACCAGATTTTATTATGCTATCCAAACACTCATTGGCAATGAACATCAAATTCAAGATTTTTCTTCCTCTAGCAATgtattttggagtttcaatACAATCTTCCCCTAGACCTCACTCAAGCGGATAGCCAGGACTTTCAATCTCATACACCCCATTAACAAGATTAAGGGCATGTTTgagaagtgagatgagaattctgtgaatagtgaagtggtttgagttaaaatgttttattgggttttggaaaaggagagagagagagagagagagagagttgaataaaaatattataaagttaaaatattattataatagaattttttaatattattttgttttgaaatttgaaaaagtaatattgttttttgtgttctgtttggaagtttgaaaaagttataatgattaagtaatgattagataaaaaattaaagttttgaaatttaaaagtgttctgtgtttgagtgatgttttggaaggaaattatgagaagttttgaaatgaaatgagatcatctcacttcccaaacaagccctaataGGGCGATAGTCCTCAACATTCCAAGGCCCAGCTTTTTTGGGGATGAGAGCATTAAGGGTGTCATTGATACTTTTCTCAAACCCCGCAACCAAGATGAATTCTCAGAAAACCTTCAAAAATATCATCCTCCACCTAGGGGTGTCAACTCGTATCAGGTCAATCAGGATTGTTTTGGGTTGTTAGGGTTCTTCGGGTCATCAATTAGCCAACCCAAACTCAACCCGAATAACAAAATGTGTCAATCAAGTCCTAGCTAAACCCCTTCAATACCTCCACAATCCAACAAGATTgggaaatgatatgaacataGCCAAGAGTCTTTTTTGACATAGCTCTGGATCATGCACCTCCCAagtaatagaaattaaaaatctatccaAGCTAGACCAAGCCCAATTGTCTGAATATGTGTATGCCCCACCCATACGAGGAATATACATGAGGTcccattcaaatataaaatcaaagaacTCCACCATGGCAATTATTGGCCTCATTCAATCCCCAAAGATTCCAAGATCCGATATTAGGCTTTATATTGAGGTAGAAGCCACCGAAGCGGCTCTCTCTTTGAACTTACCTCAACTCGAACAACCAACTTCTTTCACATCATAATTGATTCTCTAGGTCAATTGCTTTAGCTCTGTACTGCTTTTTGAGCCTGATTTTATTACAAGGAGTTGTCCTGCCTCAAGGGCAGTGAGTAGTGCTGTGAATTGGTTCTCAAAACCAACACAAGAAATCCCAACACGTTGCTGGATTTCTTTCATCTTCTGTAATACCCAATTCGAAGACGAAATCCCAAAAGGAACAAATTCCTTATGTAACTATGTAATTTAGTTTGGTGAATTTTATGGACTACTTAAAGATGTTTGAGCCTCACCATAACCCCAGATCAGAACCTTTGTTCATGGAGGTTCTCTACATTGTAGATCACCATTTATACAACACTTACATAAAGTAAATGAAACAAAGCAAGGGAGATTGGAACTGAAaattagaagagagagagagagagtttttctaaaagaaaagtaCGAATCAAGAAGGGGCTCTgggaaaaaattttcaaaaaataggcAACTGCAATGGAGCTTGGGATTTAGGTTTTACTTTGCCCCATGGAAAGTTTATGCAAACTTGGGTGCACTAAGAGGAAGTACTTCATATAATAGGTAAATTCACAAAGTAGGAACTCGAAGGAACCCAATTACCTGACAATACCCAACAGAGGGGTTATGTCGAGCATATGCTAGAAGCACACGCCTCAAGGAATCCCTACCATTTTCATCCAAAGCAGGATGTCCTGGGAATGTCCGTGGTATGTCCtacaaacagaaaataaaagttaGTATAGGGAGATACCCAAATTACAATACAAAGCAAAAGATGTAGCACCTACAAAATGAAAACACTGAACGATAAAGTCCAAGGCGCATGCATCTAATGACCTTCTCAATCTGCCTTTTCCATTTCTTGGGTACACCAGATGACTCATCATGATCTTTGCTTTCACCATGGTCCAGCAAATCCTGGTAATATCTCTCCACCCGTCGTACCTTCACACCTACAAAGGCTTGCCAAACCTGTAATGGAAATATTGTACAGGCGCTGCAATTCTTCACAAGCATAATTATGGATAATAAATGAACTTAACAGTGTTAACCACACCTCTCCCCTGAGATCCTTCGGTACTCCCCCACGGACAAGGGACTCTAATTCTTCCATCCAAGGAAATAACTGTTTGGGAGAGACCTCATCAAATGCTGCATTTTCTAATGACACAGCATTCACATTATCATCCAATGTCTTATTAACACCCTCCAATTCCTCTTCAGAAGCCCCTCCTGAGGGTTCTGTCTCTTCTATAGGCGGAAGATTGCCCCCACTTAAATTTTCTCGCTCATCTATCGTATTCTTCCTCTTCCGTACTCGGAAAGTCATCATATGTTCAATGGCGCCAAGGGATGGTTTTATTTGAGTCCAGGTTTGGACCTTATgggtttttgtttcttttgaaaTAGGCGCCCCTTCTTTGGGATCACTTTCTTTCGAACCATCAGAGATAGAATTCCTGCCACTTGAAGCATCAACTTCGTTGATCCCCTCAGAAATGGTCTCTGCTTTGCACTCAGTAGCATCAGCCTGTAATGTTTCTTTAGGTTCCTCCTCAGAAGAGCACGGTTGAGGAGATTGTGCTAGCTGTTCAAGGAAGTCTTTCCATTTATCCGATCTTTCACCTTCCTCCTCCTGGTACCACACAATTATTTTCAGATAAAGAGACAATTACTTTTTCACATGTTTGACTTTGCACGTGCCTCTACTAGTAAGGATTTATAGATAAGGAGAGCATATAACAGTTTCAGAGAAGGGTGTAGTTGAGCCTCTGCTAGCTAGtattagaaagaaaaactttGATGGTAGATACCTTGTAGATATTAGCGTACTCTATATATCTTTGGGCGTGTTGAGGTCTCAGAGCAAACCCGTAAGCATCCCTGTTGACAAAAACGTTTTGGTTTTTCTTATATACACAATCTCCACAATCCCAACCTTAAGCTATAAAATTAAAcgtaaaaaagataaataaataaacaagggTTCAACATTACAGACGCCATGAATTATGAAAGAGGGCCAGTGAAAAACAAGATCCAAAAGTTTGATGATCATGCAAAAGTAAAACTGCACAAAAAGAATCATAAGAGCGGCCAATTTAACTACTTACCTGGAATCAACTCCCAACTTACGTTTACTCACAAAGGACAACAACATACTTCAAAAGTACTTGCAGTTCTACCGCCCATAGCTTTCATTTGCTTTACACCAAACTAAGCATACTATGGCCTCGTATCACAGTTACACACTTCACagctatttaattaatatccaCCATGCCTATCACTCTAGTCCATTCTAATTTGCTCAAAACCCCAAAAAGTTACTTCAAATATAATTCTATTAAAGACAAAAAACCTCTGGATCAAGAAGAACGTGATCATCGCGAAATATCGTTATGGAAAAAAGATGATAATCGAGAGTGATCGCATCAGAGAGAGTAGCATCTAAGACAAAGAATCTGTcaaattttgttcaaataatGCGAGGAAATCTGGGGTTTAAGGACGCGTGGAGAGACGAGAAGCTGAAAAGTGAGCGGCAGATATGCATGTGCGAAAGTATTATACCTCCTGGGCTCGAGGATGTGGATGAAACTGAAGTTAAGCTCCGTCATCCTCGGGTGGTGAAcctgagagagggagagagagattaggGTTTGGGCCGCTTGATACGGAGGATCTAAAGGCTGCTCCTTTGACTTTCTGCTAACTGCAACGAacttttcagtcctttctttctctGCCCGGCTCGGGGTACCGGTTCACTGTAGATTTCAAATCCGAGCTTGTTCTGTCGTTTCAGGTGGGGGCTGTTGCTCACGTGCTACCTTCCAGGGATGTTAATGACAGACCGGATGGGATGCGGATACAGCATTGAtcaaaaatttaactaaatgtaaaatatgataaattttattataaaagaattatattatattagctAAAATGATATGTGTAAAATTTTAAGTTacagtaaatatatatatttttttaaatttaaaagattactatttacttatcaaatatattttttatttatttttaatctataaatatcttttttatttatgtttaatctccaaccgtcttgtaataataatgtaataatcaaattaaattataaattaacacatgattattgtaattataaaatataaaaaaataaaaatattattattaaaaaatattattatattattattttgatgaattcaatagctaatctaatgtagaATTATGGATAAGGaagttttagatatatataaaacatgtatttttcatcaaaatttaaagataaatttgataagTCCAATAATAGTACTCTTACCCAACTTGTAAAATTTAGGACAGGTTTGGGTTGAGAGGCGAGTTGAAATCAATGatctcacttttatttataattattcataaattttaatttataaattttattactatttataaatcatttcaactcatcgtATCTCATCCCTGAATTTAAATAGGGcctaaaatattgtaagataaataaattcgtagatggaaaatatttacctaacatggaaaatatatgagaatttaatattttatctaatagACTCCTAGATGTAGTGGgatcaattttatattttttttttctaaatttaaaaatttgaaaaatttaggtTATGTTTGGGTAGTAaatcattactatttactattatttaatattttatcattatttttttctacttgttactattattgaatattttatcattattatttcattattattcacatatcatATAAGATCACCTCAGTACCTATACCCTTAGTCTCGACAGTTGACACAATCTCACTAACTACATTAGTAAGGACGTAAGATGAGTATAggtttatcatatttatttgtgAGGGACTAATTATAAGGTAACTCAAGATCAACTtatcataaattgatatataaataaagattaAGCTAGGAATATTGGGTATCTCTATCAGGGCCGGCTCTCCCATAAGACGAGTTAGGTGGTTGCCTAAAGCCCCACAGTGGAAGAAGGcctcaaaaaatattaaaaaaataattaagtaaaaaaattaaaaaaaaaattatctatactaaacaaagaaattaaaaactcatGTCTAAAATAAACAAGccaacagtaaaaaaaaaatgctaacaattataaaaagaaaatataaatttttatttaattatagaCTCTGCAACTTTCCTTAGGAAAGCCAAAACTCACAATAATAACTGTAATTTAATGGTTCCAATCTACCTCTGTGaaatccaaaaaaatccaaTGGAACATCTCAAAAACTCTACTTTTATACCTGAAGACaacaaatcttattttatagcTTTTGTATTCCATTCTCCATTCTTTGATCTCTCTCTTGCATCCATGCCCATCTTGCTCGTATGCACTGGCAGCCTCTTCATTGTCTCCAATCGCACCGTCAAACATTGTGCAGCTTTGCTGTGTAACTTGTGTTTTGGAAGGTAAATGAAGCTGAATCGCTAATTAATCTGAGGCTTGAGTTGTCGTTTCATGTTTGTATATAAAGtgaagtttttgttttatatatatatatatatatatatatatgtggcaaTAAAAGAGCCACGCCATTACTGCTTGGAAGACTTTTCCAGAACATCGATGGGACCATGTCccttggttattttttttttctttcttcttcaagtcTAAAGTCTTAATCGATGCTTTCACAATTTGCATGACCAACTAGTTAATGAAGGAACCGATGACTGGAAAAATCTTAGTGCTAAGTATAAAAGACATGAAACAACCAACGAGCATATTACTAATATTACTGTTTGGCTTGATTTAAAAATGAGATTGTTAAGAAATAAAGCAATTGACAAAAAAGTCcaagaataaattaacaaagaaaaatatcattGGAAAAAAGTGTTATTAAGAATTGCTGCTGTAGTAAAAACCATTGTTAAAATAATCTAccatttcgaggacaaaatgaaaagatctacaaagaaaataatgaaaattttttaagtcTAATTGAAATTATTTCTGAGTTTGATCCAGTAATGGAAGAACACATTTGACTTATTCAAGATGGTgaaattcataatcattatcttgagcataatatacaaaatgaattaatatacTTGCTAGCAACTGAAATTAAAAgccatattattaaaaaaataaatgaagtaaaatattttgcaaTTATACTTGATTGTACCCCAATGCAAGTCATCAAGAACAAATGTCTCTCATACTAAGATGTGTTAATATTTCAACAAGTCCAATAAAAATAGATGAACATTTTTTAGAATTCATTAAAGTAGATCATACAAGTGGAAAATGTATTCTCAATGAATTATTAGATGCAATAAAAAGTCTTGAACTT
This window harbors:
- the LOC121264716 gene encoding TBC1 domain family member 8B-like isoform X1 — encoded protein: MTELNFSFIHILEPRRDAYGFALRPQHAQRYIEYANIYKEEEGERSDKWKDFLEQLAQSPQPCSSEEEPKETLQADATECKAETISEGINEVDASSGRNSISDGSKESDPKEGAPISKETKTHKVQTWTQIKPSLGAIEHMMTFRVRKRKNTIDERENLSGGNLPPIEETEPSGGASEEELEGVNKTLDDNVNAVSLENAAFDEVSPKQLFPWMEELESLVRGGVPKDLRGEVWQAFVGVKVRRVERYYQDLLDHGESKDHDESSGVPKKWKRQIEKDIPRTFPGHPALDENGRDSLRRVLLAYARHNPSVGYCQAMNFFAGLLLLLMPEENAFWTLVGILDDYFGGYYTEEMIESQVDQLVFEDLMRERFPKLVNHLDYLGVQVAWISGPWFLSIFVNMLPWESVFRVWDVLLFEGNRVMLFQTALALMELYGPALVTTKDAGDAITLLQSLAGSTFDSSQLVLTACMGYVAVTEVRLQELRQKHRPAVLAIVEERSKGGRISKDSKGLASKLYSFKHDPGSLVEEKKSSEGSDNLEDADKSHLGSRSSNLDELLNSLSGDSDVDSLPDLQEQVVWLKVELCRLLEEKRAAVLRAEELETALMEMVKQDNRRQLSARVEHLEGEIAELKQALSEKREQEAAMLQVLMRVEQEQRVTEDARLSAEQDAAAQRYAVHVLQEKYEKAMASLAETEKRVVIAESMLEATLQYESGQSKAQSSPGAVRNQDTPTRKVGLLSFGLGWRDRNKGKPSNAQESSESKSTNEGTGSNSSGKENKNEEQET
- the LOC121264716 gene encoding TBC1 domain family member 8B-like isoform X3; this encodes MTELNFSFIHILEPRRDAYGFALRPQHAQRYIEYANIYKEEEGERSDKWKDFLEQLAQSPQPCSSEEEPKETLQADATECKAETISEGINEVDASSGRNSISDGSKESDPKEGAPISKETKTHKVQTWTQIKPSLGAIEHMMTFRVRKRKNTIDERENLSGGNLPPIEETEPSGGASEEELEGVNKTLDDNVNAVSLENAAFDEVSPKQLFPWMEELESLVRGGVPKDLRGEVWQAFVGVKVRRVERYYQDLLDHGESKDHDESSGVPKKWKRQIEKDIPRTFPGHPALDENGRDSLRRVLLAYARHNPSVGYCQVDQLVFEDLMRERFPKLVNHLDYLGVQVAWISGPWFLSIFVNMLPWESVFRVWDVLLFEGNRVMLFQTALALMELYGPALVTTKDAGDAITLLQSLAGSTFDSSQLVLTACMGYVAVTEVRLQELRQKHRPAVLAIVEERSKGGRISKDSKGLASKLYSFKHDPGSLVEEKKSSEGSDNLEDADKSHLGSRSSNLDELLNSLSGDSDVDSLPDLQEQVVWLKVELCRLLEEKRAAVLRAEELETALMEMVKQDNRRQLSARVEHLEGEIAELKQALSEKREQEAAMLQVLMRVEQEQRVTEDARLSAEQDAAAQRYAVHVLQEKYEKAMASLAETEKRVVIAESMLEATLQYESGQSKAQSSPGAVRNQDTPTRKVGLLSFGLGWRDRNKGKPSNAQESSESKSTNEGTGSNSSGKENKNEEQET
- the LOC121264716 gene encoding TBC1 domain family member 8B-like isoform X2, whose protein sequence is MTELNFSFIHILEPRRDAYGFALRPQHAQRYIEYANIYKEEEGERSDKWKDFLEQLAQSPQPCSSEEEPKETLQADATECKAETISEGINEVDASSGRNSISDGSKESDPKEGAPISKETKTHKVQTWTQIKPSLGAIEHMMTFRVRKRKNTIDERENLSGGNLPPIEETEPSGGASEEELEGVNKTLDDNVNAVSLENAAFDEVSPKQLFPWMEELESLVRGGVPKDLRGEVWQAFVGVKVRRVERYYQDLLDHGESKDHDESSGVPKKWKRQIEKDIPRTFPGHPALDENGRDSLRRVLLAYARHNPSVGYCQAMNFFAGLLLLLMPEENAFWTLVGILDDYFGGYYTEEMIESQVAWISGPWFLSIFVNMLPWESVFRVWDVLLFEGNRVMLFQTALALMELYGPALVTTKDAGDAITLLQSLAGSTFDSSQLVLTACMGYVAVTEVRLQELRQKHRPAVLAIVEERSKGGRISKDSKGLASKLYSFKHDPGSLVEEKKSSEGSDNLEDADKSHLGSRSSNLDELLNSLSGDSDVDSLPDLQEQVVWLKVELCRLLEEKRAAVLRAEELETALMEMVKQDNRRQLSARVEHLEGEIAELKQALSEKREQEAAMLQVLMRVEQEQRVTEDARLSAEQDAAAQRYAVHVLQEKYEKAMASLAETEKRVVIAESMLEATLQYESGQSKAQSSPGAVRNQDTPTRKVGLLSFGLGWRDRNKGKPSNAQESSESKSTNEGTGSNSSGKENKNEEQET